In Candidatus Methylacidiphilales bacterium, the sequence GCGTTCGCGCCGTGGCGCGACGTCCAGTTTCAATTCCATTTTGAGCCGCCGCGCCAGTTGCTGCAGCCCGCTGCGGACCACCGGGATCTGCTCGCTGAAAAGCGGGGACGCCCATGATGCCTGCAACGTCATGCTGAACTGGCCGCGCGACACCTGTTCCTCAAGGGCCTCGATGTTGGCCTTGTGCTGGAAAAGGAATTGCGTGACTGCGGCAATTGCGCCGGACCTGTCCTTTCCTATCAATGTTATAGCGGCAAATGTCTTCATAAAAGGCTTCAGGGGCTTAATTTCCGCTGTAACGGCACCAGGCCCCGGGTGTTTCCCACAAGGCCACCTCGCTCAGACCCGCGAGTTTGCCCTTCAACCTTTCCCAAAGCCAGACACAGAGCATCTCCAAAGTGGGATTTTCAAGGCCGGGTATTTCGTTCAGATAGGAATGGTCCAATTGTTCCAGCAGCGGCTGCAAC encodes:
- the queD gene encoding 6-carboxytetrahydropterin synthase QueD; the encoded protein is MQVTLTREFTFDAAQALTIFPEGHKCRRLHGHTFRLQVSVKGEIDPKTGLLYDHAKIKEVLQPLLEQLDHSYLNEIPGLENPTLEMLCVWLWERLKGKLAGLSEVALWETPGAWCRYSGN